A portion of the Calditrichota bacterium genome contains these proteins:
- a CDS encoding 3-ketoacyl-ACP reductase has protein sequence MRQVALITGGARGIGRGIAEALARIDFDIVVDDIWEAKDVEHTLQALQNMGAAVLYVQADISKAEDRTRLVEACRARFGRLDLLVNNAGVAPAQRMDILEATEESFDRVLSINLKGPYFLTQAVAKWMIEQKQQDAARSPKIVNISSISAYTSSPSRGEYCISKAGVSMMTILFADRLAQYGINVYEIRPGIIATDMTKAVKEKYDALIAQGLTPIARWGFPEDIGKAVAAIASGAFPFSTGEVINVDGGFHLRRL, from the coding sequence ATGCGCCAAGTAGCCCTGATTACCGGAGGTGCGCGGGGCATCGGCCGCGGAATCGCCGAAGCGCTCGCCCGCATCGACTTCGACATTGTCGTTGACGACATCTGGGAAGCCAAGGACGTGGAGCACACCCTCCAGGCCCTGCAGAATATGGGAGCGGCGGTTCTCTACGTGCAGGCGGATATCTCCAAGGCAGAAGACCGCACGCGCTTGGTCGAAGCTTGCCGCGCGCGCTTTGGCAGGCTGGACCTCTTGGTGAACAACGCCGGTGTCGCCCCGGCCCAGCGTATGGACATTCTCGAGGCCACCGAGGAGAGCTTTGACCGGGTGTTGTCCATTAACCTCAAAGGTCCCTATTTTCTGACCCAGGCGGTGGCGAAGTGGATGATCGAGCAGAAGCAACAGGACGCGGCGCGCAGCCCCAAGATTGTCAACATCTCCTCCATTTCTGCTTACACCTCGTCGCCTTCCCGCGGAGAGTATTGCATCTCCAAAGCAGGGGTCTCCATGATGACCATCCTGTTTGCGGACCGTCTGGCGCAGTACGGGATCAATGTCTACGAGATTCGGCCGGGCATCATTGCCACCGATATGACCAAGGCGGTGAAAGAGAAATATGACGCCCTCATTGCCCAGGGACTGACCCCCATCGCCCGGTGGGGGTTTCCGGAGGACATCGGCAAGGCGGTTGCCGCCATCGCCTCGGGCGCCTTCCCCTTTTCGACTGGGGAAGTGATCAACGTGGACGGCGGTTTTCACCTGCGCAGGCTGTGA